ATTTATTAAATACTTACCAATACGACAAACTAATAAATTagagatatttatataaaaaatataaatcatatataattaaaaaaatatttaaattattttttgataaaataaattatttttttaataaaagcgAAAAAAcatcataattataaaaataaaaaattcagtaacaaaaatatatttgttattatttagGCAATTACATGAGAAATCAAAGTAAACAAAAATGAGAGGGCTTGGTATTTTCAATAGTGTCTCTTCTTATATTAATCTATCCTATGAGGTTCAATTGATAATggctattttataaaaaaaaattaaaatataaaaaataaacgcATTTTTTATAAACAGACATAtctctaaaaaaaaaatctatatagCCTATCTCCAATAGTGAAAGACCCACGCTGTGAAATATTGATCATCTCTTTATAATTAGTCATCGGTTGAAAACTAATCCGTTTATACGATCTCTTTTAAAAAGTTACTATCAATACTACTTATCCCTTAGAATGGAAAAGGAAACGAAAGGAAAAAATTATACGAATAatagataaataatttatttattgatttgtttcataatttcatattaaatagtatacatatttatattattatggaggaaaataaaaagtatattaaaaatttcaaaaacaaTGTTATGAGAAGttcatttatattattatggagaaaaataaaaaaaaattaatttcattagtTTTTCATTTCAGGAtatttgtaaattaatttttattgaagcAGTATTTCAGTATtgtatcattaaaaaataatgacgATTTTTAAAtgctattaaaaaatattgaggagataagcaaataataaagtactatttagataaaattaaattatagacgttaaaataaaaatagaaaaattttacATTACTTTAACACTTttccttaaaattattaaaataaaaatattaattaacgaTTATTTTCCTTGCcgctttattattttttaacagtACGAGAAAATTATGTTATTTGCTAAGAACGGATATTATCAGTGgtgaaaaataaagaatttaacTTAGAAAATCTAACTTAAATAAGTGATTAGTGAAAATAAATcatatgaaataaatatatatagaagATCATATTCTTATTGATGGCGGTAAACTATATTCTTATTTTGCAATAAGTAAGCATTCTAACAGTTcttcatatatgtatatatgcatGTCTTTGATTGCATATCTCTATATATTCTGGTTACGAACAAATATTATTCAAACTAAATCAAAATCTAAATTGCATATctctaatataaataattatatagtaaaatattaattatagcgtatataataacaaaaatttCTAAGAATATAACTATAATCGTCATAGGTATAACGATTGAATGTTAATTAATAATTGTGATAAGATCTATATGAGATCTATCAATGATTAATGATTATCCAACctaattaattaacaaaaaaatctCATACCTTAATATATTCATCATACGTATAACAACGTTTGAATAGTAAAATTTCTACTAGATTAGAGCATTATTCGATCTAAACTGCACTAAATTACCTTAAAATTTATGTTCCCTTACCTACCTCTATAAACAGAAAAGAGCAATATGCAAATTCATTATCATATTATGTAACTAGGAATAGCTTAAACTCAACAAGTTAAACACATAGAATTATTACAACATATCAAGTCATCACTAATTCTATAGAGCAATTTATAAAGGTAACAGAAGTTTCAGAACATTTTACCATCTCTTTCAACCAAACAATATTCTGAATCTATTTTACTTCACTTGACATTGATGATTCTCCTTCATCTATATTCATTGATTCTACAGGATATAGAATAGGTCTTGGGGGCAATTCTAGGCTTTTGAGATCTCCTTCAAGCATGTCTAGTACTTTGTTCATTGGATGACGATTACAAGGTTGCATCTGTATACACCATAGTCCTGTTATAATAATTTTCCTAGCTAATAtattttcctcctctgatgagtCTTCTATTGTTAACTTTCCACTTGAGAGTTGGTCATAAACCCAGAATGGATAGTAAACTTGACTCAAATTTTCTGCCAATGCATTTaagtttttcctttttcctgcAATTTCCAACAACAACATTCCAAAACTGTATACATCTGCTTTATATGAAACACGCCCAATATTTTTGTAGAACAACTCTGGTGCCATGTATCCAATTGTTCCTCTTACAGTGGTAAGAGATGTAATGCTTCCCTTAGTTGGATAAAGCTTAGCTAACCCAAAATCAGAAATTTTTGGAGTGAAATTTTCATCAAGAAGAATGTTATGAGGTTTGATATCAAAATGAAGGATTTGCATATTGCAACCTTGATGTAGATACTCAATGCCTCGTGCCACTCCAAGAGATATCTCATATAACTTTTTCCAACTCAAAGAAATAGATCCTTCTtcacaaaaaatataattatcaagAGACCCATTAGACATAAATTCGTAGACAAGAGCATGCTTTGATCCCTCAACGCAAAAACCAATTAATTTTACTATGTTGGTATGGTGGATCCTTCCAATTGTAGCAACCTCATTGATAAAATCTTGTCCATTAGCTTTAGATTTACCCAACGTCTTTATTGCGGCAAATTGACCACTACGAAGTTTTCCTTTATACACAAAACCATAGCCTCCTTCACCCAACTTTTCCTTGAAACCTCTAGTGATCTTTCGAATGTCTGAATAAGAATACCTTATTGGCATAAGGTTATTGTGACTTTGGAGGAATTCTTCAATATTTTCATACCCAGATAGATGCCTTCTTCTCCATTTATAAATAAGAAACGCAATCACACATGGAGCCCCACATAAAGCTCTTGCAACAAAACACATTCCTGGATAAAATTATGAGATCATATTCAACAAAGAGAAACTCATTAATTAGTTATTGCTCTTAAAATTTTACCTAAGAAACGTGAGAGATGTGCATCCAAATACGTAAGATAAAGTTAGCTAGGTTTCATATATTGCAGATTTTCATGTTGTCTCTTCATATAAATAAGTAACTATGTTCTATAATTCATTAATGGAAGGAATTCTTACCAAGATAAACAAACGTCCATACAAGTATCCCTGCATGAAGTTAATACAGAGAAATTTACTGATGCTAGTGCTCTTTAATcaagtaataattaattaaacatgatcacatatatataattatataattggaGATAGAGATCTTACATGTAATTTCCGAGAAGATCAAACCCCCTTCATTaattaagaagaaaataaatgagtattatatttatatatcttaTTAACCGaatcaaatatataataatagaaagaaaatatttatgtaaatgAAATATTGAGCAACTATGTACTAAATCTTTCTGTTTCTCTGCATTAAATGGCCATAAgtttttttataacattaaatagtcattttttaaaaataaaatatagaaaattgaataaataatgAAATGTCTCTCATACTGTGACAAATGATTAAGAAAAtggtttatttaaaattaatatcaaaCAAATAGTACATAATTATCCTGTAATTGAATTAACATAAACACTTTTGAATACATAAAGAGAATCATTCCTGAATGAAATTTTGCCTAGGAAATGTGAAATATGCTTTTGAAAACTTAAGGTTAAGTTGGTCAATTTTCATGTCATAGATTTTCGTGTTGTCTATGCATATAAATAGGTTCTCTGTCCCATGATTCATTAATGGAAGGAGTTCCTTACCGACATAAGGCAAATTTCCTTTATAGTGGAAAGGTCCAAGCAAAATCCATAGGATCCACCCTGCATGAAGTTGATGTAGATAAATTTACAGATGTTGCTGCTCTTAAAAGAAGTTATTATTAATTCACTCTACCCAATATCCTCTCCGTTTTgtaatttttgtttaatttatttttttatatatattaaaaaataatttttttattaattttttaattatatcattttaaaaatattaaattttattaaatattaaaagatgttttgaaaaatttttaaaaaataaagtaaaattaaatagaattataataatttatttattactatagtataaaaatgaaagtgcacaataattttaaaataataaaaaaatagataaaaattataaaattaaggaaATATTATTTAAGTGAGAAAGAACTTACCTAAAATATATGTGATCCAATTCCCTTCATTaattaagaagaaaataaatcagATATCTAATGGATTGCATTAGTTATATGATCATAGAAACATAAAAATACTATGCAACAGTACTGAGATACTAAGCACAATATTGAGTAACAACTATTAACTGTCCTATGcataaatacttttttttttttgttcgttCAACTCTTTATTGAGAATTTGAGATTGCAAAAACGAGCAATTCAGGTCGAGGAAAccaatttaattaatcaaattcaactaataaattacggtttaatttaatttaattaattttttaataattttattttaatttttaaattttattgaattcagtttttatttattctgaTGTTATTCAGGTTTACACAG
This sequence is a window from Manihot esculenta cultivar AM560-2 chromosome 4, M.esculenta_v8, whole genome shotgun sequence. Protein-coding genes within it:
- the LOC110613185 gene encoding LEAF RUST 10 DISEASE-RESISTANCE LOCUS RECEPTOR-LIKE PROTEIN KINASE-like 2.4, encoding MIGDIVIFVFMLISQTCNGSDSSHCASSSCGNNHNISYPFRLQTDPKNCGDHRYELSCQNNLTVLNLNGGRYYVQSIDYDNFTIGLVDAGVHPDNCSSIPRFPFIYDLSKRYSTYIYRWSESEEYKRADLSQQIMFIKCQNPVKSPPYVGTAPCLNSSYVNIGDMKANDLMELCSVEMISLFPLFPAKKNMSFLEIHRQLAFGFQLSWHRIYCEKCHPYDCYLDSRKGIQCFYRPWWILWILLGPFHYKGNLPYVGGLIFSEITWILVWTFVYLGMCFVARALCGAPCVIAFLIYKWRRRHLSGYENIEEFLQSHNNLMPIRYSYSDIRKITRGFKEKLGEGGYGFVYKGKLRSGQFAAIKTLGKSKANGQDFINEVATIGRIHHTNIVKLIGFCVEGSKHALVYEFMSNGSLDNYIFCEEGSISLSWKKLYEISLGVARGIEYLHQGCNMQILHFDIKPHNILLDENFTPKISDFGLAKLYPTKGSITSLTTVRGTIGYMAPELFYKNIGRVSYKADVYSFGMLLLEIAGKRKNLNALAENLSQVYYPFWVYDQLSSGKLTIEDSSEEENILARKIIITGLWCIQMQPCNRHPMNKVLDMLEGDLKSLELPPRPILYPVESMNIDEGESSMSSEVK